Part of the Athalia rosae chromosome 2, iyAthRosa1.1, whole genome shotgun sequence genome, AACTACAAATTAAAACTATAacaaaaactaattttttcgacaaaacATTATTCGTTAATCTCAATTTTAATTCGTTTTGGATTACTAGGGACATTGTATCTCTGGAAGTTTTCTCATCTGTTTCTTGttcgtatttcatttttcaaatataccgTTAGTTTCAAATCAACACGAATTACAATTTATCGCCTTGTTTGAGAACAAGGCGACAAGGAAATAGAAACAATTGTACACGCATTTTCCACAGATGTATTTGTGATATTCATCTGGGTCAGTTTAGACCAACGTATGCCGCGGTCTTTAGCGCTCCCATTTACAATTACATCAATTTTCTAGCTTCTCTATGACTATATTCGGTGGGCTCAGGTCACCCGAGTTATCATGTGGTTCAGGTTTCGCCATGTTGTTGCTTCGTAACTGCAATGTAACATGTTTGGGCAGAGTTATTCTGAAAGATGACTACCGCGCATGGTATCATCATAATAAACTCCATTTCATTTATAATACAAAGCTCAACCCCGGTACGATATGCATACATCGAAAACTTTTTACCGTAACAACCTGTTTCAATTTCGTGTAAATATACTTTCCAGGGAAAAAGTCGTTTTAGAATAACAAATATCTAAATTACTGTGCCGCTTTTGTGTAAATACTTTTCAGGGAAAATGCTGTTTTAGAGTAACAAATATTTAAACTACCGAGTATCGGTCATCACTTATTTCAAGACAAATTTTCCGCACGATCGTAAAACTGACCCGGAGTAGTCATAGAAGGTAATTTTTTCGCGCATCGCAAGTATAATTTGGTGCAGTTTACATTGAGACATTTCGAAACCACACTCCAGACCGTATTTTTCTCAGGAACGGTCTTCCTACGTGCTTATTTACCTAATTCAGCGGAACGGAGAATGTGCAGAGATTCAACTGAGGATTGTTTGAAATTACGGAGTTCGATTTCCGTAATGTCAACCGCTCCCCGTATACCTAAGCAAATATTAGTTCTCGTTTATCGAATAGGACACACGAGACCTCCACGATTTTTACTCACAAGACTCGTTTTTTCTGGCAAACAGTAATCAATTTGCATTCGACCTGAAAGTGTAGAATATGTTTTTCGTGatagtttttctcttgttaGTTGTTGATATGCTTAACGCACGTCATGCGATTTTCCAAATCGGCATAGACGCGTCCGTGTCGAACGAAAATGGACTGGTCGAGTGTGTAAGTGCCATCAGCAGGAGGAATTTTGATCAGCTACAAAATATAGAAGTTATCATAAAAGGGCATCGCGATAGTATCATTACGAGATCTGGTGACTTCGCTACAGTACTCAGAAATGTAGTTGAATTTGAACATCAGGACTTCCGTCAGGTCCTTACTAAATACGCGATCATCTATTTAGGATGTATTAATCCGGACGAGGATTTCGAAATCTTGAGTTCCTTAGAAGATTTTCATCCACAAGGGAGGTTCATCATTTCGATAAACAATGAAATAGACCCTTCAAATTTGAGACAATATTTACAGAAAATCATCGATTATCTTGCAGTTATAGAACGATGGAACGTCGTTATCCTCATAAACGAtataaggaatgaaaaaattcgtgtCAACACCTACACTTCCTATTCAACCGGGAACTGTCGGCGAAGTCCAGTGCTCGTGGATCAGGGTACTTGTGACATCCCGGCTGCTTCGACTAATTTATTTCCCGTTTTTACGAACACACACAATTGTCCCATGCGGCTTGTCACCGTAAATTTTCCACCCTTTTCTTACGTTCACTCAGAAAACGAGCCGATATATTACGAGGGCTCGGAGTCGAATGTTGTACCATTGATTGTACAGAAGTTCAACGCTACTCACCAGCTGATAAGAGAACATTCTGGCCGAGGCATCAGAAAACAAATTCAGAACAGAACCGCAGATCTAGGTTGGGCAGGCTTGCTACAACAACATATACCCGGGACGACCTTTACTCAGAGTTACATGAGCGTTGGGGTATTTGTCATCTTACCGCTTAATCGCGGATTGTCCTCGTGGAAGCACTTGACGGTACCCTTTCAAAACGAGGTATGTGCGTAACGCTAcatgtttcgaaaattgatgataCCATCATATTCAGAGCAAAGTCCTCTCCCAACAATACGTCAAATTTCATTACGTTTCCCTAATAATGGGAGAAAAGATGTGTTAAGTCCTTATTCTGTGTGTAGATCGCTTGTCAGAGTCCATTTCAAAATCACTATGAATTACTGTAAAACAGACGTTGAGATGTatcagaaaaaatgaattgttgTGTAAGATATTATAGGCTGATTACACCGAAGGATTAATCTCAAGTTTAATTCATACTGCTATGTTCCAATGATATGATGAATTTACGTTTCAAGAATCTATGATTTTTCCCGCATATATCAGGAAACAAATGGTGAAGTCTAGAGCCACGAATTAGCGTTAAATCTCATGTGCTTCTTATTAAAATTCACCATATGAGATATAGTGCCCGCGATTCTATAAGATCATACAAAATTCCATGACGATATCTAATTCGTGTCAAAGGACCAGTGGAGATCACGATACTCTGATCTCCCGGCAACACTTGATTGGTACACTCATTGAgataatttttgtcattttcaacCGGTATGCTTACGAGTTTCGGAAAATCTAGTGTTGTTTATTGGTGGTTTTCAGGTGTGGATGACTTTGGGTGTACTCTTGTCTgtttttttgattatcaaGTTACTGGTACCGTTCATCAGAAGAGAATTTCCGGTGGAGTTATTGTTGAGAGGATTCTCTGGTACCGGAATATCGAATTTGCCAAAGAAACTGTATCAACGTCTATATTACCTTTCGTGGATTATCACGGGGTATGTCATGATGCAGGTTTACTTGGCAAACTTGACCGGAATTCTTACTTCGCCCGCTCAACCGGAGCAAATTGAGACTCTTCTGGCACTGGAAAATTCGCGGATTAACCTCACGGGGACTGAAGTTATGAGGATTCTATTTAAGGAAACATATCCACGGATTTATCGGAATTGGAAGGTTGATTATATTTCGATCtctgaaaaataggaaaacaaaggaaattgtttgcaagaaaatttctttcgtaatTTACAGTTGCTAAAACATCTGTTTCGTCTTGCAAATAGATTGCGCAAATATTCACAGcacgaaagaatgaaatatgctataatttttcttcacaccAATTTCACTCGGCCATCAGGATACTGTGGTATCATGTGATATATGGTATCATACATCTGTATAGTATGGCTACATGTGGTATCCATTGTTTCTTTAGGTTGTATCGGATGAAGATTACATACAAAACCAGAACACTTTCCAATCTTGGGCAGGAAAACATGGCATGGGAACATACGCTTCACGAACTCAGGTCAGGGtttctctaaaaattttttctttctgaaatGTTAAGTCCATCAATGTATCTGGCTATTATGAGTGCTTCTTCGTATTGCCATGAGAGTTTCGTCCTTTTTCCATCAAACAATCTTAGAGTAGCCcgtatttttacctttttgaCAGATCCGAGATGTACATACTAGGGGCAGACCATACTTCCACGTTATACCGGAACCCTTGAGGATATTTCCCTTAGCGATTCTCATGGCCAATTCGAGCGTGTTTCTTGAGGGTAGCAACCGAGTCATTGGGCATGCTTCCGCAGCTGGCCTGTTCAGATTTTGGGAGAATCGCTTCAACTCGGGGGAGAATTCGAAAACTCCAGCACAGGCAGATGACGTTGACAGCGATCGTTTGGATTTTTCAGACTTGAAAAAGATCTTTTTGGTATTGTGCATTGGACACTTCATCAGCAGCGTTGTCTTCggaatagaaataatatttgCCCGATTTCGAGATTATTACAGTACTTGTTGCGCGCGCGTGCATAAAATAGAAGTCAAAAAGTTACATGTGAAGCACACGAAGCAACTTTGACTTTAGTATCACAAAATGTCCGGGCAACGCGTCTAGccgtatgaaaaaattcttttcaatcgATTCAGTCCGAGAAATCCGAGTATGTTGGTCTCCCTATTCTTTATGTACAATCATTGCCAATTGGCGCCTGGGCTGCTTGATCCAGATCAATTTCACTGTTTGGTCGCACCATGTCGCACTGACTTGGACGTGTTTTATTTCAACAGACGATGTTATACGTAAATCATTCTAGAAATATTCAAGTGAGTTGGAATATTTGGAGACCTTTTGCTGTGTGGCACTCCATTTCTATAAATGCATCGATGTTAAAGCTTCAAATTTGAGAAAGggattgttaattttttgaagaataaacTTTGATGTGTAATATCTGTGGCACGGCTGGATGTATGAACATCTTCAGCcacattattttcttcattttttaaatcggATCTCAAGGATGATGTCCCGAATTTCCCCTGCTTCTGATACAGTCAAGAACAGAGAGTGGCACTTTTGAATCTTACGCCCTTCACATTTATTCACACTCACCTCCTCAATTCTACTTacgaattcatttattcaggATGAAAAGCATCACCTGGCTGTAAGACATTATGATATGAACACGATAGTCAGTCCAAAGTCTGACTTCTAATAGATCGTAGAATTTTCCcctacattttatttcaacgagtACTTAACAACTTTCCGTAATTGGCTTAATTCATTAGTTTACCAAATTTTACTTAAACTATAGCAACGTCGAGTCCTTTTCTTGGTCTCGTTTATGGAAGTTTGGTTCAACGGGTCGATCTCTTCAGTTACTAATATTTGAAATCCCGCTTCTTGATTAAACATATCACGGCGCGTGCCATTCTCACGGTGTCAGAATTAAAATTGAGATTGAGATTATAGAGAAACGTAAAGATTATTTTACGTCAGAAAGTTTGAATAcaaagaaatttctaaaaatgGCCACATTGGAAAATTCGTGCCGAGACGAAATCCATTTGAGTAATCTTGAAACAGTTAACTGCAAACATGCGATTCGGCATTCGGTCATCAGAGCGTCTCGTAGATAGTTCCTTCTTTTCCGGAGCAACGGCAGTATGACTGCAACAGTCAAGCGACGTCGATGGCAGCGGGCACAtcgttggagaagaaaaaggagaagctgaagaggaaaaagaaaaagatggagaTACATTGAGGTAAATAAGGATTAGTACGCAGTTACAGCTGCGCCATAGTTCTCCGCGCTGCTGAAGTTTCTCCGGTCGCGTTTGAAACTTACCAAATAGAAGAATCGTACGAATCTCTCGCATGTTTAGTCCGGTTTCCAGTTTTGATTGAGCAAGAACTCGGGAAGTAGTGCTCAGtttgatctaaaaattttgaaacagtGCTTAACAATCAGTAGCTACTGAAAGACCtatatcattgaaaatttcgtgaattctgtaactcggaaatttttccataagcAGTGGTGAACAATGTTTTTACCGTGACCATCATGTTTTGATGCTCCCGATCTGCCCGCGGAGTGAGAGGTGTAATctagattttggtttaaaatTATACTTCGTTGCCATTTCAAGGACGGATTTATTGATATATTTAGAGTacgattttacaatttcactcGATTTCTGACTtaatattttcgcatttcGGATTTATACCTGACAGACGACGGAGTTGCCTAGTTCTTCGCGATACGGTTCAACTTTTAACTACTACGACTACGCCGTGCTGCAAAAAATCGTAAACAGGTAAGAAATTACCGTTATTGTGTATTCGTTGAATTATAATGGGATTAGAAGCAGTCTGTCTGATTTGCATTCCTAAAGTCGGGATGCATTCGATGAGCGTACTTGAATTGACATTCTATAAGACTTGACCTTTTGCCtaaaaaaaacgccaagccGACAGTCCTTAGATATTTCTCGGAATCTTATATCAGcattaagttttttttggaGAGTTTTC contains:
- the LOC125499828 gene encoding uncharacterized protein LOC125499828, translating into MMVTIKLSTTSRVLAQSKLETGLNMREIRTILLFASPFSSPTMCPLPSTSLDCCSHTAVAPEKKELSTRRSDDRMPNRMFAVNCFKITQMDFVSARIFQCGHF